The Notamacropus eugenii isolate mMacEug1 chromosome 4, mMacEug1.pri_v2, whole genome shotgun sequence DNA window GCTTGATGTGGCAAGATTATTTAGGAACTGAGATAAGTCTCAACCTATTTTCTACAAACACTGAGGTGGTTAGAGGAGAGTGTTCCCCCAAAGGTGTTGGGGGAATGGTTGTACTTTGGTCCTCACTATATTtctgaagtaaatattcttttccaAAAGTTAATTAGTGTAGTTTTTACATCAAACTATGCACCAGTTAGAGGAACCAAACAACTGAGGGGAAAGAactggtgggggggaggggcaagtCAACTACATTAGATTAGACATGTCCCCAAACCCCTGTGGGTATCATGGAATTCTAAGGAAAAAATTGTAACTGGCCTGACTCACTGATAGATGATCAAGCATACTTGCTACAACAATCTCATGAAAATCATGGGGCTTCGAACTGCAGGTGATTACTTACCTATGAAAAACCAATTGTGCTACGCATATAAgtggtgcttcataaatgtttgttgattgatttgttgaTTGCATTTCAAGAGGATTGGTAACATAACTAAAGGATTCATCATAGAGAGACTTTAAATAGTAGActccttttatattttaaaaatatgaactgatttacaaaaaaattaattttcaacaTCTTTGCAAGAACAATTCTATTCATGCACAAGGCAAATTACAAATGTACAGTACTTTGTGATGCAAATTAGCTATTATGTATGTGAAAGGTTCTAACATGAAGTTCCATTTACACACTTAGTAGCATGGGTAGAAGTTATCTGAGCAGATATAATCTTATAATTTaatgaatatatttgaaaattaaaataataattctttttCAATCTATATATAACTGTATCAGAAACAGTATCAGAAACAACTAAGAGGAAAAAGGGATGAAAAACTGACCAAAATGCATTCggtatctttattttatgttattatcACATTTTTGCTTGTAATCTTAGAAGTACCCTAAAATGTGGGGAtgacagtatatatatatatatatatatatatatatatatatatatatatatatatatatatatatatatatatatatatatatatatatatatatatatatatatatatatatatatccccttGAGAAAGATTCTGGGATATGAAAAAATGAAGTGAtggtttaaaatatataaaataacttAATTAATTCTTAAAGGTAGTTACACTAATTGGTATAAAATTAAAGCTATATCTATTGCTCCATGAGGCAGAGTTGTTGGTGGAAATAGATAATATTCTGTGAATGTTAATTCTGGAGATAAACCAACTCAAGACAATTATTGCAAACAATTATTACAAACCTGCAGTTTGGAGTCTCTTAGTTTGTTCTGGTCCTGCCCTCAGCAACATCTGGATTTCGAAGAGAGATTTGAAAACATCTTCAGTGAGCATGGACACCAGTCATTTTCTTTGTTATCACCCTGAGAATGCTCAAGATgtaaagagaatgaatgaaatatcCAAATTTGCATTTTCCTTATGTTCTGTATGTTCCTCATCATGTAGAGTGAAGCCAGGCAGTGACTAGGATACATGTGCATAGCTGTTCTGCagtgatttttagaattttaacTTTGTACCTCTGGAGAAAAGACACATAGAGTTGTTGTGATCATTTTGTTGATGTTTAAATTTATAGCTGGCATGGCCTACTTATCAAACTCAGAAAGGAGTTTGTTTCTGAAAAGTAACACAAAGACTATTTTAGAAACAGTTATAAATCTGCAATATAGGCATTGTCCTATTTTCCCCATGTGTTTAAATTACACTACTGGTGATAATTCCTTTTCTTTAGCTCACAAACTAGACTTCTTGAATTTATCAAATGTGTTGATGGTAACAATGATATTCTTAATTCCATCATTTTCATGGAAAATCTCATTAATTATAATTTAATGGACAATCATAACCACAtacttcaaataaaatttttttccagtttttgaaaGGAAGATTTATTTAACAAGTTTCACTTAGCGCAATACACCTAAAAGGAAATCACAATACAATGAAAGATTTAAATCAAGGCCTCAGAATTTAATACAAACACCAAGACCAAATCCTAAAGTATCCGTATTGCGTCTCAAAATTGTCCCCAttaacgtaaaaaaaaaaaaaaaaagcttaaacgTACGTGCCTTACAGGATAGTAAACGAAATAAACTAGAACAAACATGCCAAATGTTTCACTTTTGAATCGCAGACACAGCTCCtatatttgtttttacaaaaaaGCATGTCTCCCAACATGCATCTCAAACAGTGTTCCATGTAATGTGGTATAAGAGCAACATTTAACATAACTGAAACTGCTTTAACCTAAATACTCTTACTACTTAAAGTACACTCCTACAACATAACTACCTTGAGAAAAGCTGAAATTGTTTAACAGTTATAGTCTTTACTCAACTTGGTTATTACATCCTAGATGAATGTTTTTCTGTGTTCAAAAATACTGAacctgaaaatttttaaaacaatcctGATTTCACTTACAGTAAGCATAAATCACAAGCTTGTATTGCAAAACTGTTAAACttcgtttttgtttgtttttttttctttaaaaaaagttgacCAAGAGTCAGTGATCAGGATTACATTCCCCATCCACCACTCATACTGGACATGCCAGACATCCCTCCCATTCTGTTCACTCCCATAGATGCACGGCTCCCGCTACTGTAGTAGCTGCTGTTCATCGCTCCTTGGCTCCCTATGCAATGTTTGATTGAAAATCACTGGAGTTTTCCTGTAAAACTTGGTCATATCCGCTCATGCTGCTTTGACCACCGTAGCCTCCTCCGTAACCCCCACTCAGCTGCTGGCTAGCTGGACCACCGTAACTGGACTGGTTTGACAAGCCCATGCCTCCCATCATTTGGCTACCATAAGCACCACCGCTTGCTCCTGCTGTAGAATTCAAGAAGAGTTCTACATATCTGTGTTCGTAAGCACCACCACTTGCTCCTGCTGTAGAATTCAAGAAGAGTTCTACATATCTGTGCTGCATATTGGCTTTGTCTTTTGACATAGCTGCCACAGCATCTTCATGAGTAGCAAATTCAACATCTACTTCTCCAGTCACTCTGCCATCAGGTCCAGTTTCAATGTGTACTCGAACAGGGTTGAGTGGTGAGAAAAAATTGTAAATATCATTTTCAGTAGCTCTGTAAGGTAATCCTCTCATGTGCACACAATGGCCTGTTGTACTCTGGAAAGTGAATCCACCATCTCCATATCTATGATCAGACATTCCTGAAAAACAGTaattgaggtctcttccaaatctatcCGACCCAAAGCCATATCCATCATTATATCCATTGTAGTCATCATAGCCTCCATACCCTCCACCGTAGGCACCTCGCCTCATTCTTTCAAACCCAGCTCCTCTACCAATGCTGTTATAGCCTCTGCCAGCCCCAGGCCTGTCATAAGGGCCTGGCCGCTGCATAGCCATTAGCTTTCGAGGAGGATCATAATGAGTACGAACTTCTGCCCGGCTGCTCTTGAAGATTTCAATGTACCTGTGCCCTATTCTTTCCTTGTGTTTCTTTAGAGCCTTTTCATCTATTTCCTGTGAAGCAAACTGCAGGAAGGCCTCCCCCGTACTCCTCCCCTGGAAGTCCACTGGCAATGTTCTCCCATTTGGCACGATTTCCAACcctgaaaaaaactgaacaatttcTTCCTTGCTACAGCCAAATGGGAGTCCTCTAAGGCGCACAAAGCCATCATTGGCAGTGTCAGGACTATTTGGACCAGTATGCTTCAACACCCAATCCATTTCAACGTTGTTTGACTTGAATACTTCAACATATCTGTGTCCCAtagtttctctgtcttttttcagTGCCAATTTGACTTCATCTTCTGATTCAAGTTCAACAAATGCTTCTCCACTTGGTCTGCCTTCTCGGGTATAGATGAAACGAATGCCTGATGCCCCATTTTGAATTTTGCATTCCGAGAAGAAGAGTTGGACTTCATAGGCCGAGCAGGACCAGGGCAAGCCCCAGACCTTCACCACGAAGCCTTCTCCGCCTTCGGTGCTCAGCATCACCTTGTTCAGTCAGTGGCAGCGACTCGATACTTGACTTAGGCGTGGCTATGAAGAAAtgcttcaaataaaattttgattcATCCAACACCATATGGTTTTTTAACTGAATTGTACTGGATTAAAGCAGATGATCATACAGTGATGGTGGGCATCTTAATATGAGGTAACATGTTTATTTGTTGGAAGTTGTGGGTAGAAAATGTGCCTCATACCAGTATAGGAAGAAGGATAAGAATTCCTCAGAAATATTATTGGCAATGCATTCATATAATgatcagtcatttattaagtatcttcaaTGACACTTCAATTGTTCTAGGTGATATGAAATACAATGATTATTGCATAAAAGGAGCTTTTGTTCTACTGtataat harbors:
- the LOC140501578 gene encoding LOW QUALITY PROTEIN: heterogeneous nuclear ribonucleoprotein H-like (The sequence of the model RefSeq protein was modified relative to this genomic sequence to represent the inferred CDS: inserted 1 base in 1 codon) — protein: MGHRYVEVFKSNNVEMDWVLKHTGPNSPDTANDGFVRLRGLPFGCSKEEIVQFFSGLEIVPNGRTLPVDFQGRSTGEAFLQFASQEIDEKALKKHKERIGHRYIEIFKSSRAEVRTHYDPPRKLMAMQRPGPYDRPGAGRGYNSIGRGAGFERMRRGAYGGGYGGYDDYNGYNDGYGFGSDRFGRDLNYCFSGMSDHRYGDGGFTFQSTTGHCVHMRGLPYRATENDIYNFFSPLNPVRVHIETGPDGRVTGEVDVEFATHEDAVAAMSKDKANMQHRYVELFLNSTAGASGGAYEHRYVELFLNSTAGASGGAYGSQMMGGMGLSNQSSYGGPASQQLSGGYGGGYGGQSSMSGYDQVLQENSSDFQSXHCIGSQGAMNSSYYSSGSRASMGVNRMGGMSGMSSMSGGWGM